The following proteins come from a genomic window of Edaphobacter sp. 4G125:
- a CDS encoding dihydrodipicolinate synthase family protein — translation MSTLRGVIVPVAVPVGKDYSVDPSGLERLVEFLIGNGAHQLFANGSMGAFAMLPDATQEEVVERVVSIANGRVPVHGGISDSGSTRVMEKIRTIGRQPVDSLILLPPYYYIYQQQELIRFFLNAADHAEKPIVLYDNPRLVSNSLSVESIVRLAEHPNIIGIKFSGTDVSRWMDLLRAPLPRQRFALISGAGKMTSLALQLGFDGITEGLHNIIPDVARQIYDTAARGDYKAADLIQQKINRCFRILEVDGGWRGLELSFQYMGIARQATIHPFDTPMEEKKRRRVLEMLEQEGILKPYVSLLTDAGTEDPCMRSIA, via the coding sequence ATGAGTACACTTCGGGGCGTAATTGTTCCTGTTGCTGTTCCAGTGGGAAAAGACTACAGCGTCGACCCTTCAGGGCTCGAGAGACTAGTGGAATTTCTTATTGGAAACGGCGCGCACCAGCTATTTGCGAATGGTTCCATGGGGGCGTTTGCCATGCTCCCGGATGCGACGCAGGAAGAGGTCGTAGAGCGCGTGGTGAGCATCGCGAACGGGCGTGTTCCGGTGCATGGCGGTATATCGGACAGCGGGTCGACACGTGTGATGGAGAAGATTCGCACCATCGGCCGGCAGCCTGTAGATAGTCTCATCCTTCTGCCCCCGTACTACTACATCTATCAGCAACAGGAACTGATCCGGTTCTTTCTCAATGCAGCTGATCATGCTGAGAAGCCAATCGTCCTCTATGACAATCCGCGGCTTGTGTCGAATTCGCTGAGCGTGGAAAGCATCGTTCGTCTTGCGGAACACCCCAATATCATCGGTATCAAGTTCAGCGGGACCGATGTTTCCCGCTGGATGGATTTGTTACGCGCACCTTTGCCGCGCCAGCGTTTTGCGCTGATCAGCGGTGCGGGCAAAATGACGAGTCTTGCACTGCAGCTTGGCTTCGACGGCATTACCGAAGGTCTTCACAACATCATTCCCGATGTCGCTCGTCAGATCTACGATACGGCGGCACGCGGCGATTACAAGGCCGCAGACCTCATCCAGCAGAAAATTAATCGTTGCTTCCGTATTCTGGAGGTCGATGGCGGTTGGCGTGGATTAGAACTCTCATTCCAATACATGGGTATTGCCCGTCAGGCTACAATTCATCCCTTCGACACGCCCATGGAAGAGAAGAAGCGCCGCCGGGTGCTGGAGATGCTGGAACAGGAGGGTATCTTGAAACCGTATGTGAGTTTGCTTACCGATGCTGGTACAGAAGATCCCTGCATGCGTTCTATTGCTTGA
- a CDS encoding FAD-dependent oxidoreductase: MNSAIPRNHSADIVILGGGTGGCAAALAILENGFSVIMTEEFEWIGGQFTSQAVPPDEHGWIESFGCTARYRQFREQIRNVYRQYYPLLPQYRDEPRLNPGNGWVSPLCHEPRVALSVLQRMLQPYLSSGRLLLLTRCELLSIRKDDDDHVHSAIVRTVRGEATELRGKYFLDATENGDALPLAEMEYVSGSESRAMTNEPSASESYRPGNVQSISVCFVLDETDDKNNIAAPPEGYEYWRNYEPKLTPPWPGKLLSWNGLNPRTMQTMHYNFNPHREKPGLFSGLWAFRRIIDRAQFMEGIFPSDLCLVNWPMIDYMEADILSCSQEERHRHIEAARQLSLSMVYWLQTEAPRPDGGKGWPGLRLRGDITGTPHGLAMAPYIRESRRIVAKQTIVEQDVSAQCRPNDMLAERYEDSIGLGYYRIDLHPSTGGDNYIDVPSQPFRIPLGALVPMRMQNLLPAAKNIGTTHITNGCYRLHPVEWNIGEAAGLLVIYCLRNNTTPEKVHASRDLFRKFQISIIEQGIETAWPEGLNLDDGDPHAHAR; this comes from the coding sequence ATGAATTCTGCAATTCCCCGGAACCACTCAGCTGATATCGTCATTCTGGGCGGCGGCACAGGCGGATGCGCTGCAGCGCTGGCCATCCTGGAAAATGGGTTTTCTGTCATCATGACGGAAGAGTTCGAGTGGATTGGCGGTCAATTCACCTCGCAGGCTGTCCCACCTGACGAACACGGCTGGATTGAGTCTTTCGGCTGCACAGCGCGATATCGCCAATTTCGCGAACAGATTCGCAATGTGTATCGTCAGTATTACCCGCTGCTTCCGCAATACCGTGATGAGCCGCGACTGAACCCCGGCAACGGATGGGTGTCGCCGCTGTGTCATGAACCGCGCGTCGCATTGTCAGTACTGCAGCGTATGCTGCAACCCTATCTCTCTTCAGGGAGATTGCTCCTGCTGACGCGATGTGAGCTGCTGTCGATCAGAAAAGACGATGATGATCATGTTCATTCTGCAATCGTCCGCACCGTGAGAGGTGAAGCAACGGAGTTGCGCGGTAAATATTTTCTCGATGCCACCGAGAACGGAGATGCCCTGCCGCTCGCCGAGATGGAATACGTTAGCGGAAGCGAGTCGCGCGCGATGACTAACGAGCCGAGTGCTTCAGAAAGCTATCGACCTGGCAACGTGCAATCGATCTCAGTCTGTTTCGTCCTGGATGAAACAGACGACAAGAACAATATCGCTGCACCTCCCGAAGGTTACGAATATTGGCGTAACTACGAACCAAAGCTTACACCGCCGTGGCCCGGTAAACTGCTTTCCTGGAACGGTCTGAACCCCCGCACAATGCAAACGATGCACTACAACTTCAATCCGCATCGCGAGAAGCCCGGGCTTTTCTCCGGGCTCTGGGCGTTCCGGCGTATCATCGACCGCGCACAATTTATGGAGGGCATCTTCCCCAGTGATCTCTGCCTGGTGAACTGGCCCATGATCGATTACATGGAAGCCGACATTCTCTCCTGCAGCCAGGAAGAACGGCACCGGCATATCGAAGCGGCGCGACAGTTGAGCTTGTCGATGGTCTATTGGCTACAGACAGAAGCACCCCGCCCCGATGGCGGAAAAGGCTGGCCAGGGCTGCGTCTGCGGGGCGACATTACTGGCACACCGCATGGACTTGCGATGGCGCCGTACATTCGTGAGTCACGTCGCATTGTTGCCAAACAGACCATCGTAGAGCAAGATGTTTCCGCACAGTGTCGCCCGAACGACATGCTTGCTGAACGCTATGAAGATTCGATCGGTCTGGGCTACTATCGCATCGACCTGCATCCCTCAACGGGAGGAGATAACTATATTGACGTGCCGTCGCAGCCTTTTCGCATTCCGTTGGGAGCGCTGGTGCCAATGCGTATGCAGAATTTGCTGCCTGCTGCCAAAAATATCGGCACCACCCATATTACGAACGGCTGCTATCGCCTACATCCTGTGGAGTGGAACATCGGTGAAGCGGCAGGCTTGCTAGTTATTTACTGCTTGCGCAATAACACCACTCCGGAGAAAGTCCACGCGTCTCGCGACCTCTTCCGCAAGTTTCAGATTTCCATTATCGAACAAGGTATCGAAACAGCATGGCCTGAGGGACTGAATCTGGATGATGGTGATCCGCACGCACACGCACGTTAG
- a CDS encoding GntR family transcriptional regulator, which yields MASRKTGITFEPVRRESTREKVHSAIRSAILDGRLRLGQRLTEISLAKDFGVSRAVVREALQELAHDGLVEQNAYRGSSVVSLTPEQVDEIISTRVLLEAEAVRLAVKSITAADVTYLEKLTRQIHDARTDPDATSELDLSFHEKLWELSGNGTLQKVLLQITAPLFAMGAIMRHAERTNRTPLRKTIQRSSHAALMEHIKSRNANKAATAIREHIEANWMLIRSHLEEYLQAESKPSTKLRNTTS from the coding sequence ATGGCATCCAGAAAAACCGGCATTACCTTTGAACCCGTCCGCCGCGAATCGACGCGGGAAAAGGTCCACAGCGCAATCCGTAGCGCGATTCTTGATGGCAGGCTACGGCTCGGACAGCGTTTGACCGAGATTTCACTGGCGAAGGATTTTGGGGTAAGCCGCGCGGTGGTTCGCGAGGCATTGCAAGAGCTGGCGCATGACGGCCTCGTAGAGCAGAATGCGTATCGCGGCAGCAGCGTCGTTTCCCTAACGCCCGAGCAGGTAGATGAAATTATCAGTACACGTGTCCTGTTAGAGGCTGAGGCCGTTCGTCTAGCGGTGAAATCGATCACTGCGGCCGATGTAACGTATCTCGAAAAGCTCACACGCCAGATTCACGATGCCCGGACTGACCCTGATGCGACTTCGGAACTTGATCTCTCATTCCATGAGAAGCTGTGGGAGCTATCGGGCAATGGCACGCTGCAGAAGGTCCTTTTGCAAATCACGGCACCGCTTTTCGCAATGGGCGCCATCATGCGCCATGCTGAACGTACCAATCGTACTCCACTGCGTAAGACAATTCAGCGCAGCAGTCACGCCGCTTTGATGGAACACATCAAGTCACGTAACGCGAACAAAGCTGCTACAGCGATCCGTGAGCACATTGAAGCGAATTGGATGCTCATTCGTTCGCATCTGGAAGAGTATCTTCAAGCTGAAAGCAAGCCATCAACAAAACTACGCAATACGACCTCTTAA
- a CDS encoding MFS transporter, protein MIARLLHLVRSHRRWQIVALLFLFSVVNNLDRQTLSVLAPTLQKTLQFGPQQYSYIVTAFLAAYTLGYLFSGALLDRFGVKKTLAAALLFWTIASILHATATGWRSLLLLRFLLGLGESFTSPAGIKALAEWVPARERGLSAAIFTNGNIVGAILAPPIVTLFALHYGWRSGFIAPALTGLVLLFVWNIWYHGPKEDPCISEAEREIVLRETAIVESHAKTHVGYTVVLQPLFIGFFLMRFLTDSVTYFFSFWMPSYLSSSRGFSLAALGAVTWIPFLASDCGGVGGGAVSDWLIRHGLPVTIARKRMLLLAALLMTSTAAVVLAHTAAMAIALMALAFAAQSWWMANQLALISESAEKQIIGRVLAFSALGGSLGGMFFTLITGHIIATAGYRPVFLAASLFHVTGWMILAAAQRAQSRYELKVHSSSRAEQHPVLTDGNAH, encoded by the coding sequence GTGATCGCCCGACTTCTCCATCTCGTACGATCGCACAGGCGATGGCAGATTGTTGCTCTGTTGTTTCTCTTTTCGGTGGTCAACAATCTTGACCGGCAGACGCTCTCCGTTCTCGCGCCGACGCTGCAGAAGACCCTGCAGTTTGGGCCGCAGCAATACTCCTATATCGTCACGGCGTTTCTTGCGGCGTACACACTGGGATATCTCTTCTCTGGAGCATTGCTCGATAGGTTTGGCGTGAAGAAAACGCTTGCAGCGGCACTGCTCTTTTGGACAATCGCAAGTATTTTGCATGCAACTGCCACAGGATGGCGCTCGCTCCTGCTGCTTCGCTTCTTGCTCGGTTTGGGAGAAAGCTTCACCAGCCCCGCTGGCATCAAAGCGCTGGCAGAATGGGTACCTGCGCGTGAGCGCGGGTTGAGCGCTGCGATCTTCACGAACGGCAATATCGTTGGAGCGATACTCGCACCGCCGATCGTGACACTCTTCGCATTACACTATGGATGGCGCAGCGGATTTATTGCACCTGCGTTGACCGGGCTCGTTCTCCTATTTGTATGGAACATCTGGTATCACGGGCCGAAAGAAGATCCATGCATCAGCGAAGCGGAACGTGAAATCGTTCTACGTGAAACTGCTATCGTAGAAAGTCATGCAAAAACTCATGTCGGTTATACGGTTGTGCTGCAACCATTATTCATCGGATTTTTTCTGATGCGTTTTCTTACGGACTCAGTCACTTACTTCTTTTCTTTCTGGATGCCGAGTTATCTGTCGTCGTCGCGTGGCTTCTCGCTTGCAGCGCTTGGCGCCGTAACGTGGATTCCTTTTCTCGCGTCGGACTGCGGCGGGGTCGGCGGCGGTGCAGTTTCAGACTGGCTGATTCGACATGGATTGCCCGTCACCATAGCCCGCAAACGCATGTTGTTGCTCGCTGCATTATTAATGACCTCGACTGCTGCCGTTGTCCTTGCGCACACGGCAGCAATGGCCATTGCGTTAATGGCTCTCGCCTTCGCCGCGCAGAGTTGGTGGATGGCTAACCAACTCGCGCTAATCTCTGAAAGCGCAGAAAAACAGATCATCGGCAGAGTGCTTGCCTTCTCAGCCCTGGGCGGAAGTCTCGGCGGCATGTTCTTTACGCTGATTACCGGACATATCATTGCCACCGCCGGTTATCGTCCAGTCTTTCTTGCGGCAAGCCTCTTTCATGTCACTGGTTGGATGATTCTTGCTGCCGCCCAACGCGCTCAGTCGCGATATGAACTAAAAGTACATTCTTCTAGCCGCGCAGAGCAGCATCCAGTTCTGACAGACGGAAACGCACACTGA
- a CDS encoding beta-L-arabinofuranosidase domain-containing protein, with protein sequence MNRQLELMLDGITGRLPEYGTFVKPDNAWLYPDSQVGYWEEVPYWFRGFYPLAVLTQDHRCLTITKQYIEAILASAQEDGFFGPRKLKTVKGKDGRVVCDLGPHFLIIPALIQHAEYTGDSRILPLLFNFFHFCQSVPEDAFIPSSKVLYRGWGGGDFGSIAPFFQQERGGDALPLIFWVYERKPESWLLDLAHRVYRHLRLPWDEWLNHHGVMFSQRFAAPGYYYPLSHDIGDLQSSEDWYTQTKATWGQMPRGAMAMDERLRPRCVDPRQAFEACAMVEFARSFQQLGRISGDTIWADRCEDVLFNHFTAALTQNMKAVAYLTAPNMAQRDGTAGHLFRNELIGNTSYIGYTPLNRCCGHNTGMGWPTFTESLWLASADDGLVAWCYSPNSVTAKVGPHTEMVSFRMKTDYPFSGEIILECIAGANSPFPLYLRVPRWASSATARLNSTEEIIEEAKGKYLCIKRAWTKGEVLTINFGMSIHLTRWPRNGSVTVDRGPLSYSLRIKENWRQHPDLGDPKHYKGTVEWPNWEVLPESPWNYALAISNDAIGSQFEIVMQDENLLEPWSPETAPLVIRCRAKRLHVWGQQNRTVTELQPSPVAVDAPVETIELIPLGCARLRISCFPVAGDGPGAWKWRSLPETVELSSQPTNVFDSGTALATFHDW encoded by the coding sequence TTGAATCGACAGTTGGAGTTGATGTTGGATGGAATCACTGGACGTCTGCCCGAGTACGGCACCTTTGTTAAGCCAGACAACGCTTGGCTATACCCAGATTCGCAGGTGGGTTACTGGGAAGAGGTTCCCTACTGGTTTCGCGGGTTCTATCCACTTGCCGTACTGACACAAGATCATAGATGCCTGACAATAACGAAGCAGTATATCGAAGCCATACTTGCGAGCGCTCAGGAGGACGGTTTTTTCGGCCCTCGAAAGTTGAAGACAGTAAAAGGTAAGGACGGCAGGGTAGTTTGCGACCTGGGCCCGCACTTCCTGATCATCCCTGCGCTCATACAGCACGCTGAATATACTGGAGACTCTCGTATCCTGCCGTTGCTGTTTAACTTCTTCCACTTCTGTCAAAGCGTCCCGGAAGATGCCTTCATCCCATCCAGCAAAGTCCTCTACCGAGGTTGGGGCGGAGGCGACTTTGGAAGCATTGCGCCATTCTTTCAGCAGGAGCGAGGCGGTGATGCGCTTCCACTTATCTTCTGGGTGTATGAACGCAAGCCGGAGTCCTGGCTACTTGATCTGGCGCATCGGGTCTATCGCCATCTTCGTCTTCCGTGGGATGAGTGGCTCAATCATCATGGGGTGATGTTTAGCCAACGCTTTGCCGCTCCCGGTTACTACTATCCACTCTCGCATGATATCGGTGATCTGCAATCGTCTGAAGATTGGTACACACAAACAAAAGCAACCTGGGGACAGATGCCACGGGGGGCCATGGCGATGGACGAACGGTTGCGCCCTCGATGTGTTGATCCCAGGCAGGCGTTTGAAGCGTGTGCGATGGTCGAATTTGCACGAAGTTTTCAGCAATTGGGTCGTATCTCGGGAGATACAATCTGGGCGGATCGGTGCGAAGACGTTCTGTTCAACCACTTCACTGCAGCTCTAACACAGAACATGAAAGCCGTTGCTTATCTCACTGCACCCAATATGGCGCAACGAGATGGTACAGCGGGGCATCTATTCCGCAATGAATTAATCGGTAACACGTCCTATATCGGGTACACGCCACTGAATCGATGCTGTGGCCATAACACCGGTATGGGATGGCCAACATTCACCGAGAGCCTATGGTTGGCATCGGCAGATGACGGCCTCGTCGCCTGGTGTTACTCCCCTAACAGCGTGACGGCAAAGGTGGGCCCACATACGGAGATGGTCAGCTTCCGCATGAAGACGGACTACCCATTCTCAGGCGAGATCATTCTTGAATGTATCGCGGGGGCGAATTCTCCATTCCCTTTGTACCTCAGGGTCCCCAGATGGGCGAGTTCTGCTACCGCTCGTCTGAATAGCACAGAAGAGATTATCGAAGAAGCAAAAGGTAAATACCTTTGCATAAAGCGCGCGTGGACAAAGGGCGAAGTGTTGACAATCAACTTCGGTATGAGTATCCATCTGACGCGTTGGCCTCGAAATGGCAGCGTAACCGTCGATCGCGGCCCACTTAGCTACTCACTGAGAATTAAAGAAAATTGGAGACAGCATCCCGATCTAGGCGATCCTAAACACTACAAAGGGACAGTTGAGTGGCCGAATTGGGAAGTGCTTCCAGAGAGTCCGTGGAACTATGCTCTAGCAATTTCGAACGATGCGATTGGATCTCAATTCGAAATCGTAATGCAGGATGAGAATCTGTTAGAGCCTTGGAGTCCTGAAACCGCGCCACTCGTTATACGTTGCCGTGCCAAGCGCCTGCACGTTTGGGGTCAACAGAACCGTACAGTTACCGAACTACAGCCTAGCCCTGTAGCTGTTGACGCACCTGTGGAAACGATTGAGTTAATCCCCCTTGGTTGTGCGCGTCTCCGGATTTCGTGTTTTCCCGTAGCTGGAGATGGTCCTGGAGCGTGGAAGTGGAGATCACTTCCAGAAACAGTGGAGCTGAGCTCCCAGCCAACGAACGTCTTCGACAGTGGTACAGCTCTTGCCACATTCCATGATTGGTAG
- a CDS encoding sialidase family protein, protein MDRRSFVQGVLATGAMPTIGAFGVVNDTGKIAKLAPYHGVPTFDLSADISRQCVVAQGTKDIYQGHPTTLLALDKKTIYAVWTIGHGGTCGPLKKTTDEGRTWSGLLPTPANWTVAKNCPAIYRLPQPKGGSRVFVYAGNGPDKCMQYATSDDDCVTWSPMQSNHLKEAVMPFCSIVPIDGGKRLLGLSNIRRPDEKVEQRSNVLASSISEDGGVTWAPWRVILDIPGLKPCEPAAFRSPDGKQILCLIRENVKRVALYMTSEDEGKTWSKYKPLPPGLWGDRHMPRYTADGHIVVTMRDTGAESPTGKHFVAWIGRYEDILSGKDGRYRVKLLESYHGGDCGYSGLEVLPDGNLVATTYIQYRPGPEKNSVVSVRFRLSELDAALRG, encoded by the coding sequence ATGGACCGCAGATCATTTGTTCAAGGAGTTCTTGCAACGGGGGCTATGCCCACTATAGGTGCGTTCGGGGTTGTAAATGACACAGGGAAAATCGCAAAGCTTGCTCCGTATCACGGCGTTCCGACGTTCGATCTCTCTGCGGACATCTCGCGTCAATGTGTAGTGGCGCAGGGAACAAAAGATATTTATCAGGGTCATCCCACAACGTTACTTGCTCTCGATAAGAAGACGATATACGCAGTGTGGACGATCGGACATGGCGGCACCTGCGGTCCATTGAAGAAGACAACTGACGAAGGACGCACGTGGAGTGGGCTACTGCCTACTCCTGCCAATTGGACTGTGGCCAAGAACTGCCCGGCGATCTATCGGCTGCCGCAACCAAAGGGCGGATCGCGAGTCTTTGTATATGCGGGCAATGGTCCTGACAAATGTATGCAGTATGCAACATCCGATGATGATTGCGTGACTTGGTCGCCGATGCAGTCGAACCATCTTAAAGAGGCGGTGATGCCCTTCTGCTCCATTGTGCCGATTGATGGTGGCAAGCGCTTGCTGGGATTAAGCAACATTCGTCGACCAGATGAAAAGGTAGAACAGCGTTCCAACGTCCTTGCGTCAAGCATCTCTGAAGATGGCGGCGTGACTTGGGCTCCATGGCGCGTAATCCTCGACATCCCGGGGCTTAAGCCATGTGAGCCCGCGGCATTTCGTTCGCCGGATGGCAAACAAATACTCTGCCTGATTCGCGAGAATGTGAAACGCGTAGCACTCTACATGACTAGCGAAGATGAGGGCAAAACCTGGTCTAAGTACAAACCGTTGCCGCCGGGACTGTGGGGTGATCGTCACATGCCACGTTATACCGCCGACGGACATATTGTCGTCACGATGCGTGATACTGGCGCTGAAAGCCCAACAGGTAAGCATTTCGTCGCCTGGATCGGACGGTATGAGGACATCCTCAGTGGCAAAGACGGCCGGTACCGCGTCAAGCTGCTGGAGAGCTACCACGGTGGTGACTGTGGTTATTCAGGGCTCGAGGTGCTGCCAGATGGAAACCTCGTTGCGACAACGTACATTCAATACCGGCCTGGACCGGAGAAGAACTCCGTCGTCAGTGTGCGTTTCCGTCTGTCAGAACTGGATGCTGCTCTGCGCGGCTAG
- a CDS encoding glycoside hydrolase family 13 protein: MHLIRSFTLSVLIIGCFSGTLVAQSYHASTVSARGTQAASDPWWKHAVIYEIYPRSFQDSNGDGIGDLNGITERLDYLQTLGIDAIWLTPINPSPQVDFGYDVTDYNAIDPAYGTLADFDRLVAEAKKRDIHILLDMVMNHTSNQHPWFIESRSSTDNPKRDWYVWRGGKLDGTPPNNPPTNWISSFGHNGWQWDPKTQQYYWHHFYIEQPDLNWENPAVEKAVFDSFRFWMNRGVGGFRLDAVTALFEDPQLRDAKLLPGHNSYGDQLQDNSYYSNLPREHDVMRRLRRLTDTYPGDIVLVGETRLPTEELSRWYGGAKHDELQLPMDLAFGFIDKMDLQQFRHLLSEAEFHLDGNQPLFVFNNHDRPRSLDRYGDGVHNPQIARLLAALLLTTKSAAMMYYGEELGMVTTPPKRKEDVKDPIGRYGWPVQKGRDGERTPMQWDASTSAGFSQAASTWLPLPPSYTTVNVAAALKDPNSLLNWYKQLIAMRRTVPSIHRGDITILNADHPAVLAYARHIEGAPSTLVAMNFTAQPQSITLDAAKHGVSGSHVKTLMSSAGELKSNMSVSFTLPPFATWIGSLTK, translated from the coding sequence ATGCATTTGATTCGATCGTTCACCTTGAGTGTGCTAATAATTGGTTGTTTCTCGGGAACCCTCGTCGCCCAGTCGTACCACGCTTCCACTGTCTCAGCGCGAGGTACCCAAGCTGCTTCCGATCCATGGTGGAAGCACGCGGTCATCTACGAGATCTACCCTCGCAGTTTTCAGGATTCCAACGGCGACGGGATCGGCGACCTGAATGGCATTACAGAGCGGTTAGATTATCTACAAACCCTTGGCATCGACGCGATCTGGCTGACTCCAATCAATCCATCGCCGCAGGTGGACTTTGGCTACGATGTAACAGACTATAACGCCATCGATCCTGCATACGGTACGCTGGCAGACTTCGATCGCCTCGTCGCAGAAGCGAAGAAGCGCGATATCCATATTCTTCTTGATATGGTGATGAACCACACGTCGAACCAGCATCCCTGGTTTATCGAATCGCGCTCCTCGACCGACAATCCGAAGCGCGACTGGTATGTCTGGCGCGGCGGCAAGTTAGATGGTACGCCGCCCAATAATCCGCCAACGAATTGGATCAGTTCCTTCGGCCACAACGGCTGGCAATGGGATCCGAAAACTCAACAGTATTATTGGCACCACTTCTACATTGAGCAGCCTGATCTTAATTGGGAGAACCCAGCAGTAGAGAAGGCGGTATTCGACAGTTTCCGCTTCTGGATGAACCGGGGCGTCGGTGGCTTCCGTCTTGATGCCGTGACAGCACTGTTTGAAGATCCGCAATTGCGCGATGCTAAACTGCTCCCCGGCCACAACTCTTACGGCGATCAACTACAGGACAACTCCTACTACTCCAACCTGCCAAGAGAGCATGACGTAATGCGCCGCTTGCGCAGGCTCACCGACACCTACCCTGGAGACATTGTCCTCGTAGGAGAAACGCGCCTGCCCACCGAAGAGCTCTCGCGCTGGTATGGAGGCGCAAAGCATGACGAATTGCAACTGCCAATGGATCTTGCCTTTGGCTTCATCGACAAGATGGATCTGCAGCAATTTCGCCACCTGCTATCCGAAGCCGAATTCCATCTCGATGGCAATCAGCCGCTCTTCGTTTTCAATAATCACGATCGTCCGCGCAGTCTCGACCGCTATGGTGACGGCGTACATAATCCCCAGATCGCGCGCCTGTTAGCAGCACTGCTGCTAACAACCAAGTCCGCTGCCATGATGTATTACGGTGAAGAGCTTGGAATGGTTACCACGCCCCCCAAACGAAAAGAAGACGTGAAGGACCCCATCGGCCGTTATGGCTGGCCTGTGCAGAAGGGCCGCGACGGCGAACGCACTCCTATGCAATGGGACGCGAGCACCAGCGCCGGCTTCAGCCAGGCTGCTTCCACATGGCTCCCCCTGCCGCCTTCATACACCACTGTGAACGTTGCAGCAGCGTTAAAGGACCCCAACTCACTGCTCAACTGGTATAAGCAACTCATCGCAATGCGGCGCACAGTGCCGTCGATTCATCGTGGCGACATCACTATCCTCAATGCCGACCATCCCGCTGTGCTGGCCTATGCCCGTCACATAGAAGGGGCGCCTTCGACACTTGTTGCTATGAACTTTACGGCGCAGCCGCAATCAATCACGCTCGACGCAGCGAAACACGGCGTCAGTGGTTCGCATGTAAAGACCCTGATGAGCAGTGCGGGCGAACTCAAAAGCAACATGAGTGTCAGTTTCACATTGCCACCGTTTGCAACCTGGATCGGCAGTCTGACTAAGTAG